The window ACGGGTGACTCATGTTCTTCAATCTGCAGCGCTACTCGACCCATGACGGCCCCGGCATCCGCAGCGTGGTCTTTTTAAAAGGCTGCCCGCTGAGCTGCCGCTGGTGTCAGAACCCGGAAAGCCGCTCGCGCCATGCAGACCTGCTGTTTGACGAACGCCTGTGCCTGAGCGGCTGCACGCTGTGCGCCGAGCGCTGCCCGCAAGGCCTGCAGCGTGACGAAGAAGCGTTGACGCTGCAGCGTGAAGTCATCAGCGCAAACGACTACGCGGCGCTGGCCGCCGCCTGCCCGACCGGCGCGCTCAGCCTGTGCGGCAGCCCGGTCAACCCCGACGATATCATGGCCGAGGTGATGCGGGATAAGCCTTTCTACCTGCGCAGCGGCGGCGGTTTAACGCTGTCCGGCGGCGAACCCTTTATGCAGCCGGAGGTTGCAGCGGAACTGCTGCGGCGCGGCCGCGAAGCCGGCATCCACACCGCCGTCGAATCCTGCCTGCACGTTCCGTGGCGTTACATCGCGCCTTCGCTGCCGTGGCTGGATCTGCTGTTGGCCGATCTCAAACACACCGACGAAGTGCGCTTTAGAGCCTGGACCGGCGGCTCCGCCCGCCGGGTGATGAACAATTTCCGCCGGCTGGCGGCGCACGGCGTGCCAATGACCGTGCGCGTGCCGCTGATCCCCGATTTCAACGCCGATCGTCGCTCTGTCCGTGCGATCGTCGACTTCGCCGCCGACGAGATCGGCGTGTCGGAGATCCACTTTCTGCCGTACCACACGCTGGGCATCAACAAGTACCACCTGCTCGGCGAGCCCTACCGCGCCGCCCGCACGCCGCTGGACGCGCCCGATCTGCTGGCCTTCGCCGAAGACTATGCCGGCGCCAAAGGCCTGACCGCCATTTTGCGAGGATAACGCCATGACCACGTTGGATTTGACCACCCTCAGCGCCCGCATTCAGGCGCATAAGAACGCGCTGATTCACATCGTCAAACCGCCGGTGTGCACCGAACGCGCGCAGCACTATACCGAGGCCTATCAACAGCATCAGGATCGGCCGCTGCCGGTGCGCCGCGCGCTGGCGCTGGCTAGCCATCTGGCGAAGCGCACCATCTGGATCGCCAACGACGAGCTGATCGTCGGCAACCAGGCCAGCGAGCTGCGCGCCGCGCCGATCTTTCCCGAATACACCGTCGGCTGGATAGAAAACGAAATAGACCAATTGGCCGACCGGCCGGGCGCCGGTTTTTCGGTCAGCGAAGAGAACAAGGCGATTTTGCATCGCCTGTGCCCCTGGTGGCGCGGCCAAACGGTGCAGGATCGCTGCTACGGCATGTTCACCGACGAACAAAAGGCGCTGCTGGCCACCGGCATCATCAAGGCTGAGGGCAACATGACCTCCGGCGACGCCCACCTGGCGGTTAACTTCCCGCTGCTGCTGGAGAAAGGTCTCGACGGCCTGCGTGAAAAAGTGAACGCGCGCCGCGGCCGCCTGCGCCTGACCGAGTGGGAAGATCTGCACAAAGCGCAGTTTCTCAACGCCATCGACATCGCGCTGGCGGCGCTGAGCGAGCACATCCTGCGCTTCGCCCGCCTGGCGCGCGACATGGCGCAAAACGAACCGCGCGACTGGCGGCGCGCCGAACTGCTGGCCATCGCAGGCAACTGCGACCGGATCGCCCATCGCCCGCCGCAAACCTTCTGGCAGGCGCTGCAGCTGTGCTATTTCATCCAACTGACGTTGCAGATCGAATCCAACGGCCATTCGGTTTCCTTCGGCCGCCTCGATCAATACCTCTATCCCTGGTATCGACGTGAGGTGGAGCTGGAGCAAAAGCTGGCCCGGGAAGACGCCATCGAGCTGTTGCACTGCTGCTGGCTGAAGCTGCTGGAGGTCAACAAGATCCGCTCCGGCTCGCATTCCAAAGCTTCCGCCGGCAGCCCGCTGTACCAAAACGTCACCATCGGCGGACAGAAGCTGATCGACGGCCGGCCATGCGATGCGGTCAACCCGCTGTCCTACGCCATTCTCGAGTCCTGCGGCCGTCTGCGCTCCACCCAACCCAACCTCAGCGTGCGTTACCATGCCGAGATGAGCGCCGACTTCCTCGACGCCTGCGTGCAGGTGATCCGCTGCGGTTTCGGCATGCCGGCGTTCAACAACGACGAAATCGTCATTCCCGAATTCATCAAGCTGGGGGTTGAGCCGCAAGACGCCTACGACTACGCCGCCATCGGCTGCATCGAGACCGCCGTCGGCGGCAAATGGGGTTATCGCTGCACCGGCATGAGCTTCATCAACTTCGCCCGCGTGCTGCTGGCGGCGCTGGAACAGGGCCGCGACGCCACCTCCGGGCAAATATTCCTGCCGCAGGAACAAGCGCTGTCCAAAGGAAACTTCGTCGATTTCGAGCAGAACTTAGCCGCCTGGGATCGGCAAATCCGCTACTACACACGCAAGTCGATCGAGATCGAATGCGTGGTGGACAGCGTGCTGGAAGAGAATGCCCACGATATCCTCTGTTCCGCGCTGGTGGATGACTGCATCGAACGCGGTAAAAGCATCAAGCAAGGCGGCGCCAAATACGATTGGGTTTCCGGCCTGCAGGTCGGCATCGCCAACCTGGGCAACAGCCTGGCGGCGGTGCGCAAACTGGTGTTCGACCAGGGGGCGATCGGCCAGCAGCAGCTAGCGACCGCGCTGGCCGACGACTTCGCCGGGCTGGATGGCGAGCAGCTGCGCCAGCGGCTGCTCAACGCCGCGCCCAAATACGGCAACGATGTGGACGAGGTCGATCGGCTGCTGGTGCGCGCCTACCAAACCTATATCGAAGAACTGAAGCAGTATCGCAACACCCGCTTCGGCCGCGGGCCGATCGGCGGCGGTTACTACGCCGGCACCTCGTCGATTTCGGCCAACGTGCCCTTCGGCGCCGCCACTCTGGCCACGCCCGATGGACGTAAGGCGCACACGCCACTGGCGGAAGGCGCCAGTCCGGCGTCCGGCACCGACCACCTGGGGCCGACGGCGGTGTTCAATTCGCTCGCCAAGTTGCCGACCGAGGCGATCCTCGGCGGCGTGCTGCTCAACCAAAAGCTGAACCCGGCCACGCTGGACAACCCGCGCGATCGGGAAAAGCTGATGCTGATGTTGCGCACCTTCTTCGAGAGCTATCGCGGCTGGCATGTGCAGTACAACATCGTGTCGCGCGAAACGCTGCTGGCGGCGAAGCAACACCCTGACCAATATCGTGATTTAGTGGTTCGCGTAGCTGGCTATTCCGCCTTCTTTACCGCATTATCCCCTGAGGCGCAGGATGATATTATTGCGCGCACAGAACATACTCTTTAAACCTTTGACTCTTAGCGGCCGCGCCTTGGCGGCCGCATCATCAGGCCGATATGAATTTACGACAACAGACCATATTGCAGTTGGTTAACGATCGCCGGCGGATCAGCGTCAATGAGCTGGCGCGCGCCTCAGGCGTCTCGGAAGTCACCATCCGGCAGGATCTCAACCTGCTGGAAAAGCGCAGTTATCTGAAGCGGGTGCACGGCTCCGCCGTGGCCTTGGAGAGTGATGACGTCGACGCCCGCATGATGTCCAATTTCACCCTCAAGCAGCGGCTGGCGCAATACGCCGCCGCGCAGGTCAACGACGGCGAGACGATCTTTATTGAGAGCGGCAGCGCCAACGCCCTCCTGGCGCGCTACATCGCCGAACGCAAGCGCATTACGCTGATCACCGTCAGCCACTACATCGCCAACCTGCTGAAAGAAACCGACTGCGACGTGATTGTGCTGGGCGGCATGTACCAGAAGAAAAGCGAGACCGTAGTCGGCCCGCTCACGCGGCTGTGCATTCAGCAGGTGCATTTCAACAAGGCGTTTATCGGCATTGACGGCTTTCAGGCCGAAACCGGCTTTACCGGCCGCGACATGATGCGCGCCGACGTGGTCAGCGCGGTACTGGCCAAGGGCGTGGAGAATATCGTGCTGACGGACTCCAGCAAATTCGGTCAGATCCAGCCCAATCCGCTGGCGCAGCCGGGGCAGATCAGCCGGGTGATCACCGATTCGCGTTTGGCGCTGGAGTATCAGCATCAGCTGAAACGCCAGGGCGTACAGGTGGAATTGGTCAACGAATAACGCAGATCACCGCCGCACCGCGCGGGCCACGCCGCGCGTCTTTCCCCTTGCACCGCAGGATTTTAAGACTATTTACCTGTTTATCCTTCCCGAGAAACCTATACTCAGTTTCGGCGACTTTTGGGCCGTAACCTGCTAATTATTCGGCCGTTAACAAAAAATGCCATTTTTTATATCGATACTGTACGGGAATCAACAGCAGGCCTGATTTATGGTTAACGCCTATACTTATAGGGCACTTCCATATAGCCAATGCTAAGGAGAAGTCATTATGATGATTATCAATAAACGTTTCGCCACCGCCGCTCTGGCACTGACTCTGGCGTTTTCACTCAGTGCCTGTTCCAACATGTCCAAACGCGATCGCAACACCGCTATCGGTGCCGGCGCAGGTGCAGTCGGCGGCGCAGTGCTGACAGACGGCAGCGCGTTGGGTACGCTGGGCGGGGCTGCGGTAGGGGGCATTATCGGTCACCAGGTCGGTAAATAACCTGACCGAGCGCCCTCGGCCGACAGGCTGGCAAAAGCGCTTCGGCGCTTTGACGTATTAACCAATAACGATGATTTCAGGTCTGTTTTACTTTAAGTCTATGGTTCTTTTGCCGTTAACGGGCTAATCCCCGGCAGCAACAACCTCAAGCCATGCCACGGCATTGCACCGCGGCATGGCGATTCACCTCAACCGCCCGCCAGTTTGACCTTCATGCCTTTGGCTTCCAGCAGTTGCTTGAGCAGATCGCGTTTATCGCCCTGGATCTCGATGACCCCGTCTTTCACCGAACCGCCGCAGCCGCATTTCTTTTTCAGCTCGGCCGCCAGTTTGTCGAGCGCAGCATCATCCAGATCGACGCCGGCGATCAGGCATACGCCCTTCCCCTTGCGGCCGCTGGTCTGACGATGGATGCGCACGATGCCGTCGCCCTTGGCGCGTTGCGGTTTAACCTCTTCCTGCTTGATGCGGCCGCTGTCCGTGGAATACACCAGGCGGCTGTTATCGTCATTCATCGGCGGTTCCTCAGGCCAAAGAGGCGCGGATCGCGCGCAGCGTCGCGGCCGGATCGGCAGATTGGGTGATCGGACGCCCAATCACCATGTAGTCCACGCCGGCGGCCTGCGCCTGCACCGGCGTCATAATACGGCGCTGATCGCCCGCCGCGCTGCCTTCTGGGCGGATCCCCGGCGTAACCAGTTGGAAAGCCTGCCCGCAGGCCGCCTTCAGCCGCTGCGCTTCGTGTGCCGAACACACCACGCCGTCCAGCCCGCAGTCGCGGGTCAGGCGCGCCAAGCGCTCGGCGTGTTCCGCCGGGCTGGCCTCAATGCCGATGCCGCGCAGGTCTTCCGCTTCCATGCTGGTCAACACCGTCACGGCAATCAACAGCGGCGCATCCGCCCCGAATGACGCCAGCGCTTCTTTAGCGGCAGTCATCATGCGCGCGCCGCCGCTGGCATGGACGTTGACCATCCAAACGCCCAGTTCGGCCGCCGCCGCGACCGCATGCGCGGTGGTATTGGGAATATCGTGGAATTTCAGGTCGAGAAATACGTCGAAGCCGCGCCCATGCAGATCGCGCACCAGTTGCGGCCCAAACAGCGTGAACATTTCTTTGCCCACTTTCAGCCGGCAGTCTTGCGGATCGATACGGTCGGCGAACGCCAGCGCGGCGTTCTTATCGGCGTAATCTAACGCCACAACGATTGGAGATGATTTTAAGTCATTGTTATTAGCGTTATTTTCAGACTTCATTTCTTCTACCTTCTGTAAAATAGACATAATCAGGGACTCACCCGCGAAACTGACCGCCGCATTCTACATGCCGGAGGCCAGAAATCCCAGCCGCAGCGCGCACCGGCGCTCTGTCATGTTACCGCTCACCTTTGTCATGGCGCGTCAACGAAAGCGCGTTAGCGATAAACCACGCAGCGTAAAACGCCGTAAAGATGCGTAAATTGTTGATCAGATATTTTGAATGAGTTACTCAGCATTATCAGATTTTCAATCGACGTAGATGCTTTATTATTCAACCCATCGGAAGCGAATGGCTTCCTTCCTAAATAAACAGACTGGAGTCACCTATGAAAACCATCAAATATTTTGCAACCGCTGCCGCTATCGCACTGACCTCTTTCGCCACTTTCGCCGCTGAACCGATCAACAGCCAGCAGGCCGATAACCTGACCGCCACCGGCATCGTTTCCGCAGGCCACGCGACCACCCTCAGCAGCCTGGAAAAAAAGCTGGCCGCTAAAGCCGACGCTCAGGGCGCCAGCAGCTACCGCATCATCTCCGCCGGCGGTAACAACATGCTGAGCGGCACCGCGATCATCTACAAATAATGTTTCCGGTACAGGGCCCGCACGCTCGGGCCCTGCCTCTGTTTCTCGCCTAAAAAAAACGCGTTTGCCCCGCCCTCATTTGTTACATAAATATTAAATTTTTATTACACACTAGACACCCGATCGCCAGTGGCTTAGCTTGAAGGCATCTTCCTGCAGAAAGGCTTTCAAAATGAGCGAGATATCGACACTTACCATTAAAATTCCTCTGGAACTCAAGGAAAAAATCCGCGCCGCCGCCGCTGAAAACGAATTTTCGTTGAGCGTGGAAGTGTGCCAGCGCCTGGAAAGCAGTTTCAGCGCGCCCGCCACCAAAGCAGAAAAACCGGCCAAAAAGGCGGATGACCTGCACCACGGCGAGATCGACAATCAAAGCACCGAAGAAGAAATTGAACAGCCGCTGAGCCAGAAAGAGCTGAAGAAACTCCGCCAGCTGTTGAAAACCGGCGCCAAAGGCGGCAAGAAAAAATAAGCGACGAACAGACGAACATAAAAAACGGGGCGATAAATCGCCCCGTTTTGTTTTGTCGCCCCGCCGCATTATTGGCCGTCCAGACCGCGGATCGGTTTAACCGATGACCAGGCGCGGCACGACGGGCAATGCCAATAGAGCGAGTGCGCGGTGAAGCCGCATTTGTGGCAGCGGTAACGCGGCTTGGTGCGAATTTGCTCGCCGACCATATCGCGCAACAGCAGCAGACTCTCTTTCGCCCGGCCGTCTTCGGCGTCCGCCAGGTGATAATCCATCAGCCGGTAAAACACCCGCATGGTCGGATGGCGTTGCAGCTGGCGG of the Serratia marcescens subsp. marcescens ATCC 13880 genome contains:
- the yciH gene encoding stress response translation initiation inhibitor YciH yields the protein MNDDNSRLVYSTDSGRIKQEEVKPQRAKGDGIVRIHRQTSGRKGKGVCLIAGVDLDDAALDKLAAELKKKCGCGGSVKDGVIEIQGDKRDLLKQLLEAKGMKVKLAGG
- a CDS encoding glycyl-radical enzyme activating protein, whose translation is MFFNLQRYSTHDGPGIRSVVFLKGCPLSCRWCQNPESRSRHADLLFDERLCLSGCTLCAERCPQGLQRDEEALTLQREVISANDYAALAAACPTGALSLCGSPVNPDDIMAEVMRDKPFYLRSGGGLTLSGGEPFMQPEVAAELLRRGREAGIHTAVESCLHVPWRYIAPSLPWLDLLLADLKHTDEVRFRAWTGGSARRVMNNFRRLAAHGVPMTVRVPLIPDFNADRRSVRAIVDFAADEIGVSEIHFLPYHTLGINKYHLLGEPYRAARTPLDAPDLLAFAEDYAGAKGLTAILRG
- a CDS encoding DNA-binding transcriptional regulator YciT, with translation MNLRQQTILQLVNDRRRISVNELARASGVSEVTIRQDLNLLEKRSYLKRVHGSAVALESDDVDARMMSNFTLKQRLAQYAAAQVNDGETIFIESGSANALLARYIAERKRITLITVSHYIANLLKETDCDVIVLGGMYQKKSETVVGPLTRLCIQQVHFNKAFIGIDGFQAETGFTGRDMMRADVVSAVLAKGVENIVLTDSSKFGQIQPNPLAQPGQISRVITDSRLALEYQHQLKRQGVQVELVNE
- a CDS encoding formate C-acetyltransferase/glycerol dehydratase family glycyl radical enzyme encodes the protein MTTLDLTTLSARIQAHKNALIHIVKPPVCTERAQHYTEAYQQHQDRPLPVRRALALASHLAKRTIWIANDELIVGNQASELRAAPIFPEYTVGWIENEIDQLADRPGAGFSVSEENKAILHRLCPWWRGQTVQDRCYGMFTDEQKALLATGIIKAEGNMTSGDAHLAVNFPLLLEKGLDGLREKVNARRGRLRLTEWEDLHKAQFLNAIDIALAALSEHILRFARLARDMAQNEPRDWRRAELLAIAGNCDRIAHRPPQTFWQALQLCYFIQLTLQIESNGHSVSFGRLDQYLYPWYRREVELEQKLAREDAIELLHCCWLKLLEVNKIRSGSHSKASAGSPLYQNVTIGGQKLIDGRPCDAVNPLSYAILESCGRLRSTQPNLSVRYHAEMSADFLDACVQVIRCGFGMPAFNNDEIVIPEFIKLGVEPQDAYDYAAIGCIETAVGGKWGYRCTGMSFINFARVLLAALEQGRDATSGQIFLPQEQALSKGNFVDFEQNLAAWDRQIRYYTRKSIEIECVVDSVLEENAHDILCSALVDDCIERGKSIKQGGAKYDWVSGLQVGIANLGNSLAAVRKLVFDQGAIGQQQLATALADDFAGLDGEQLRQRLLNAAPKYGNDVDEVDRLLVRAYQTYIEELKQYRNTRFGRGPIGGGYYAGTSSISANVPFGAATLATPDGRKAHTPLAEGASPASGTDHLGPTAVFNSLAKLPTEAILGGVLLNQKLNPATLDNPRDREKLMLMLRTFFESYRGWHVQYNIVSRETLLAAKQHPDQYRDLVVRVAGYSAFFTALSPEAQDDIIARTEHTL
- a CDS encoding Arc family DNA-binding protein, with product MSEISTLTIKIPLELKEKIRAAAAENEFSLSVEVCQRLESSFSAPATKAEKPAKKADDLHHGEIDNQSTEEEIEQPLSQKELKKLRQLLKTGAKGGKKK
- the pyrF gene encoding orotidine-5'-phosphate decarboxylase — protein: MKSENNANNNDLKSSPIVVALDYADKNAALAFADRIDPQDCRLKVGKEMFTLFGPQLVRDLHGRGFDVFLDLKFHDIPNTTAHAVAAAAELGVWMVNVHASGGARMMTAAKEALASFGADAPLLIAVTVLTSMEAEDLRGIGIEASPAEHAERLARLTRDCGLDGVVCSAHEAQRLKAACGQAFQLVTPGIRPEGSAAGDQRRIMTPVQAQAAGVDYMVIGRPITQSADPAATLRAIRASLA
- the bhsA gene encoding multiple stress resistance protein BhsA — translated: MKTIKYFATAAAIALTSFATFAAEPINSQQADNLTATGIVSAGHATTLSSLEKKLAAKADAQGASSYRIISAGGNNMLSGTAIIYK
- the osmB gene encoding osmotically-inducible lipoprotein OsmB — encoded protein: MMIINKRFATAALALTLAFSLSACSNMSKRDRNTAIGAGAGAVGGAVLTDGSALGTLGGAAVGGIIGHQVGK